The following proteins come from a genomic window of Takifugu rubripes chromosome 11, fTakRub1.2, whole genome shotgun sequence:
- the prx gene encoding neuroblast differentiation-associated protein AHNAK isoform X2 produces MDPEPTEEQRSVEEVRKSVEIVVKTDAEAGASGYSVTGGQQGIFVKDVLKDSPAAKHLSLKEGDQLLSAKVYFENVKYEDALKILQCAEPYKVSFELKRTVPGAEVSMRPYVPSVEVKGPKPKITKMSVKGSKPFKAKKKRGGRFGLKRLKEKRREELVIEGTPPRLETGGVDVEFAFPRFKQRRRGKVEGEGAAAGGKAKRKIRFPPMKIKTNAGAKPSGKTEIEQVQGHISPCDISGSSLKNREKGHKFGIKFPNTKHPKSSTSLDTEVKKVKPPSVTIMPPSVELNLSVNKDTDKRGMKMNTPDVEFAFPSGQVGMKGRADIKDGKLDAEGRGGLNASVATQKGDTGKGNVELSMPKLKLPSVRLSDEIDGAIKLQAKPMPQNDIPPKPGIPIVEIGLPVANITKVKTEGDLSVKAPSSQLNVLDISLPKVKGKSDINISLSGEKKSGKMTTQIPPIDVSVPSVDLNTRIPDEVESPQISMPKGDFSCPESESFSLDIKSTDSATAKFSHPTFNITMPKAKGVEDMDMTSYVGGDGSFTMPDFEISLPNKSSSKGEISAKETDIQAQLKLPNVDLTLPKCKGIPDNERETYKLPSLDISHPTMKTNKAQFEIQGPEMKEKSEKVDISIKGPEIKGGKLSLPSVDTDLDIQGPQIKGHKFKMPKFDISLPKVSLPEGNVTMPTLDISLPKANLKGDVNIDGHMGKGGTIDVPSVDLSLPKMEAKGVDVDIQGPELKGDISLPRGELEADLNVEGPNIKGGKFKMPTFHVSLPKVNLPEGHINIKGPEMKGRKIEMPDIDISIPKGKSGGNIEGPEMKGGKFKIPKFDVSLPKVQFPESNIKMTGPEFKGKKVDVPDIDVSLPKGKAVGGIEIEGHGSKGDKFQMPSFDISLPKIKGKGPEIEAPEIKSGKLDMPSVDVSLPKVKSPVVDISLEGPDIKGGKVNIPAADISLPKGKVEGEINIGGPDVKGGKFKMPKFDVSLPKIGLPKVDANVEGPSMKGDIEMPSVDFSLPKGKTDVELDIDGKTGKGGKFHMPSINVSLPKIKSKGIGVPNIESDISLPKVKSPEVNISVEGPEIKGGQLSLPSVDTDLDIQGPQIKGHKFKMPKFDVSLPKVSLPEGNVTMPTLDISLPKANLKGDVNIDGHMGKGGAIDVPSVDLSLPKMEAKGVDLDIQGPELKGDISLPRGELEADLNVEGPNIKGGKFKMPTFDVSLPKVNLPEGHINIKGPEIKGKKIEMPDIDISIPKGKSGGNIEGPEMKGGKFKIPKFDVSLPKVQFPESNIKMTGPEFKGKKVDVPDIDVSLLKGKAVGGIEIEGHGSKGDKFQMPSFDISLPKIKGKGPEIEAPEIKSGKLDMPSVDVSLPKVKSPVVDISLEGPDIKGGKVNIPAADISLPKGKVEGEINIGGPDVKGGKFKMPKFDVSLPKIGLPKVDANVEGPSMKGDIEMPSVDFSLPKGKTDVELDIDGKTGKGGKFHMPSINVSLPKMKSKGIGVPNIESDISLPKVKSPEVNISVEGPEIKGGQLSLPSVDTDLDIQGPQIKGHKFKMPKFDVSLPKVSLPEGNVTMPTLDISLPKANLKGDVNIDGHMGKGGAIDVPSVDLSLPKMEAKGVDLDIQGPELKGDISLPRGELEADLNVEGPNIKGGKFKMPTFDVSLPKVNLPEGHINIKGPEIKGKKIEMPDIDISIPKGKSGGNIEGPEMKGGKFKIPKFDVSLPKVQFPESNIKMTGPEFKGKKVDVPDIDVSLLKGKAVGGIEIEGHGSKGDKFQMPSFDISLPKIKGKGPEIEAPEIKSGKLDMPSVDVSLPKVKSPVVDISLEGPDIKGGKVNIPAADISLPKGKVEGEINIGGPDVKGGKFKMPKFDVSLPKIGLPKVDANVEGPSMKGDIEMPSVDFSLPKGKTDVELDIDGKTGKGGKFHMPSINVSLPKMKSKGIGVPNIESDISLPKVKSPEVNISVEGPEIKGGQLSLPSVDTDLDIQGPQIKGHKFKMPKFDVSLPKVSLPEGNVTMPTLDISLPKANLKGDVNIDGHMGKGGAIDVPSVDLSLPKMEAKGVDLDIQGPELKGDISLPRGELEADLNVEGPNIKGGKFKMPTFDVSLPKVNLPEGHINIKGPEIKGKKIEMPDIDISIPKGKSGGNIEGPEMKGGKFKIPKFDVSLPKVQFPESNIKMTGPEFKGKKVDVPDIDVSLPKGKAVGGIEIEGHGSKGDKFQMPSFDISLPKIKGKGPEIEAPEIKSGKLDMPSVDVSLPKVKSPVVDISLEGPDIKGGKVNIPAADISLPKGKVEGEINIGGPDVKGGKFKMPKFDVSLPKIGLPKVDANVEGPSMKGDIEMPSVDFSLPKGKTDVELDIDGKTGKGGKFHMPSINVSLPKMKSKGIDVPNIESDISLPKVKSPEVNISVEGPEIKGGQLSLPSVDTDLDIQGPQIKGHKFKMPKFDVSLPKVSLPEGNVTMPTLDISLPKANLKGDVNIDGHMGKGGAIDVPSVDLSLPKMEAKGVDLDIQGPELKGDISLPRGELEADLNVEGPNIKGGKFKMPTFDVSLPKVNLPEGHINIKGPEIKGKKIEMPDIDISIPKGKSGGNIEGPEMKGGKFKIPKFDVSLPKVQFPESNIKMTGPEFKGKKVDVPDIDVSLPKGKAVGGIEIEGHGSKGDKFQMPSFDISLPKIKGKGPEIEAPEIKSGKLDMPSVDVSLPKVKSPVVDISLEGPDIKGGKVNIPAADISLPKGKVEGEINIGGPDVKGGKFKMPKFDVSLPKIGLPKVDANVEGPSMKGDIEIPSVDFSLPKGKTDVELDIDGKTGKGGKFHMPSGDVSFSQIKSKGIDVDFPNIEADVSLPKVKSPEVDVSIKGPEINRGKLPSIEVSMSKENIDTGLDIVGPDIKGNTFKIPKLDVSLPKVNLPEPKVDLDFGLIKSEGDDVEVELLKAEGGRPSSGGSFNFPDVTFKVPSLSLPRFGAKSKSISGKSPEAQNRAPSVEFDKDGKVKVKKPKIKMSVLGAKKNEDVSVSCPDVDIKVKSGKNNRSKTESSEKGSNYKSKHRIKFPMFKISSTKGQQPEEKVNVKLDTNMEGKDGFHGPDVSPGKISDLGEPSVLLDTKAKVKIPSIELSLQGSKTPDTEVLLCKGEVNDPDVEIKGCTEGKLKMPQIKMPDVHVSLPKGKTEIPEVEFKGKGGKYKMMKMPDIDISLPGQKIPSEDISQPKEKTKEVIEMKDTEQFKMPNVELYIPKEKGDAGVRSDIEGRNIKLPQIKMPKVDISLPKTKGNLGLVPAIETGATEGNVNGPHVDREANNKSLQFMSPDLEVSRNESEQDTAACSSFHLETENKGMDFNIDLHGGQGKKDGRNVELSDLKINTAVSSKTIMGSKLKPDAALKVPSIPDIDFDIASEDEDKAETEKKIKIPKFGVPLPYISSPEARLQNYGQEFQYGGPKIPKVKKAVFVLVNPSQTDVPSACTNLLTQKATTTVQDVKMTSVAENTCVEWGGDSKERGISTSQTLVSPHKCDTTDITGSMSSRNGEQGSGPCKELHEDKKAFSSKIKFPNVEFNSPYTKMTIKKEQTVMKLDSSTGEYKTTKESECAHFTKDAFKDVVSSCARSDLLDTESSDYVGGIAMESKRVQTCSELESQIRDSEEKGDSSCFHVPKFTLKPHSTGFLQITPEGSPRAQRKGEVGGEVDVSGSFCFHTSGQEFTTQLPEEHQASCSKEATVTMVTRTTRITQQQVTAETISDESLVANTETHQLTGDQL; encoded by the exons ATGGACCCAGAGCCTACAGAAGAACAGAGA AGCGTGGAGGAAGTGAGAAAGTCGGTGGAAATTGTGGTGAAAACAGATGCAGAAGCTGGTGCCAGTGGCTACAGTGTGACTGGAGGACAGCAGGGAATCTTTGTTAAAGACGTTCTTAAAGACTCACCAGCTGCTAAACATCTCAGTCTCAAGGAAG GTGACCAGCTGCTGAGTGCCAAGGTCTACTTTGAGAATGTGAAATATGAAGATGCTCTGAAAATTCTTCAATGTGCCGAACCCTATAAAGTCAGCTTTGAGCTGAAACGGACAGTCCCTGGAGCGGAGGTCAGCATGCGCCCTTATGTTCCCAgtgtggaggtcaaaggtcctaAACCCAAAATTACCAAAATG AGTGTTAAAGGTAGTAAGCCATTCAAggccaaaaagaaaagagggggtCGTTTTGGTCTAAAAAGGCTAAAGGAGAAGCgcagagaggagctggtgaTAGAGGGGACGCCGCCTAGGCTTGAGACCGGTGGTGTGGATGTGGAGTTTGCTTTCCCCAGATTCAAACAGAGGAGGCGGGGGAAGGttgaaggagaaggagcagcagctgggggaaaagcaaaaagaaagatCAG GTTTCCACCCATGAAAATAAAGACCAATGCTGGAGCAAAGCCAAGTGGGAAAACTGAAATAGAGCAAGTACAAGGACATATCAGTCCATGTGATATTTCTGGATCTTCACtgaaaaatagagaaaagggACATAAGTTTGGAATAAAATTTCCCAACACCAAACACCCCAAGTCGAGCACATCTTTAGATACTGAAGTCAAGAAGGTGAAGCCCCCAAGTGTGACCATCATGCCACCATCAGTGGAGCTTAATTTGTCTGTTAATAAAGACACAGACAAGAGAGGTATGAAAATGAATACACCCGACGTTGAGTTTGCATTTCCTTCAGGACAGGTTGGGATGAAGGGAAGAGCAGACATTAAAGATGGTAAACTTGACGCTGAAGGAAGAGGTGGTCTAAATGCATCTGTGGCAACACAAAAAGGAGACACGGGGAAAGGGAATGTGGAGCTAAGCATGCCAAAACTGAAATTGCCGAGTGTTCGGCTGTCAGATGAAATTGATGGTGCCATCAAATTACAAGCCAAACCTATGCCTCAAAACGATATACCTCCAAAACCAGGAATTCCAATTGTTGAAATAGGACTCCCTGTAGCAAATATTACAAAAGTGAAGACTGAAGGTGATCTCTCAGTCAAAGCCCCGTCTAGTCAACTCAATGTTTTGGATATTTCTTTACCAAAAGTAAAGGGAAAATCTGACATCAATATCTCACTatcaggagagaaaaaaagtggCAAAATGACAACCCAAATTCCTCCTATCGATGTGTCTGTGCCCAGTGTTGATTTGAACACCAGAATTCCAGATGAGGTAGAGAGCCCCCAAATCTCCATGCCAAAGGGTGATTTCTCATGTCCAGAGTCTGAATCATTCAGTCTGGATATCAAAAGCACAGATTCAGCCACAGCAAAATTCAGCCACCCGACTTTTAATATCACAATGCCAAAAGCAAAAGGGGTTGAAGACATGGACATGACATCTTATGTTGGTGGAGATGGAAGTTTCACAATGCCTGACTTTGAAATTTCTCTCCCAAACAAAAGTTCATCAAAAGGAGAAATAAGTGCAAAAGAAACTGACATTCAAGCGCAGTTAAAGTTACCCAACGTAGATTTAACCCTACCAAAATGTAAAGGAATACCTGACAATGAGCGAGAGACCTATAAACTACCATCACTTGACATTTCCCATCCTACAATGAAGACAAATAAGGCCCAATTTGAAATCCAAGGacctgaaatgaaagaaaaatctgaaaaaGTAGATATCAGCATCAAGGGTCCTGAAATTAAAGGTGGAAAGTTAAGCCTCCCATCGGTTGACACAGACCTTGACATTCAGGGTCCACAGATAAAGGGACACAAATTTAAAATGCCTAAATTTGACATCTCACTTCCCAAAGTAAGCCTGCCAGAGGGCAATGTGACAATGCCAACTCTTGATATTTCTCTTCCAAAAGCAAACTTAAAAGGAGATGTTAACATCGATGGACATATGGGTAAAGGTGGAACGATTGATGTGCCGTCAGTGGATCTTTCTCTGCCTAAAATGGAAGCAAAAGGAGTTGATGTTGACATTCAAGGACCTGAACTTAAAGGTGACATTTCACTTCCACGTGGAGAACTGGAGGCTGATTTAAATGTTGAAGGACCTAACATCAAAGGAGGTAAATTCAAAATGCCCACATTTCATGTTTCCTTGCCAAAGGTGAATCTTCCAGAAGGCCACATTAACATTAAAGGCCCAGAA ATGAAGGGAAGGAAGATTGAAATGCCAGACATTGACATTTCTATCCCCAAAGGGAAATCTGGAGGAAACATTGAAGGCCCTGAAATGAAAGGAGGCAAATTTAAAATTCCCAAATTTGATGTCTCTTTACCAAAAGTTCAATTTCCTGAAAGCAACATCAAAATGACAGGACCAGAGTTCAAAGGGAAGAAGGTCGACGTGCCAGACATTGACGTTTCTCTTCCAAAAGGAAAAGCTGTAGGAGGAATTGAGATTGAAGGACATGGTAGCAAAGGAGACAAGTTTCAGATGCCCTCATTTGATATCTCACTCcctaaaataaaaggcaaaggACCAGAAATTGAGGCCCCAGAAATTAAAAGTGGAAAATTGGACATGCCCTCAGTTGATGTTTCATTGCCAAAGGTGAAGTCTCCTGTTGTTGATATCAGCCTGGAAGGTCCTGATATTAAAGGAGGAAAAGTCAACATACCAGCTGCTGACATTTCACTTCCCAAAGGAAAAGTGGAAGGAGAAATAAATATTGGAGGACCTGATGTAAAAGGAGGAAAATTCAAAATGCCAAAATTTGATGTTTCTCTACCAAAAATAGGCCTCCCAAAGGTTGATGCCAATGTAGAAGGACCATCTATGAAGGGGGACATTGAAATGCCAAGTGTTGACTTTTCACTTCCAAAAGGAAAGACTGATGTGGAGCTTGACATTGATGGGAAAACTGGGAAAGGAGGCAAGTTTCACATGCCTTCAATCAATGTTTCTCTAcctaaaatcaaatcaaagggAATTGGTGTTCCTAACATTGAAAGTGATATATCACTCCCCAAAGTGAAATCTCCAGAAGTAAACATCAGTGTCGAGGGTCCTGAAATTAAAGGTGGACAGTTAAGCCTCCCATCCGTTGACACAGACCTTGACATTCAGGGTCCACAGATAAAGGGGCACAAATTTAAAATGCCGAAATTTGACGTCTCACTTCCCAAAGTAAGCCTGCCAGAGGGCAATGTGACAATGCCTACTCTTGATATTTCTCTTCCAAAAGCAAACTTAAAAGGAGATGTTAACATCGATGGACATATGGGTAAAGGTGGAGCGATTGATGTGCCATCAGTGGATCTTTCTCTGCCTAAAATGGAAGCAAAAGGAGTTGATCTTGACATACAAGGACCTGAACTTAAAGGTGACATTTCACTTCCACGTGGAGAACTTGAGGCTGATTTAAATGTTGAAGGGCCTAACATCAAAGGAGGTAAATTCAAAATGCCCACATTTGATGTTTCTTTGCCAAAGGTGAATCTTCCAGAAGGCCACATTAACATTAAAGGCCCAGAAATAAAGGGAAAGAAGATTGAAATGCCAGACATTGACATTTCTATCCCCAAAGGGAAATCTGGAGGAAACATTGAAGGCCCTGAAATGAAAGGAGGCAAATTTAAAATTCCCAAATTTGATGTCTCTTTACCAAAAGTTCAATTTCCTGAAAGCAACATCAAAATGACAGGACCAGAGTTCAAAGGGAAGAAGGTCGACGTGCCAGACATTGACGTTTctcttctaaaaggaaaagcTGTTGGAGGAATTGAGATTGAAGGACATGGTAGCAAAGGAGACAAGTTTCAGATGCCCTCATTTGATATCTCACTCcctaaaataaaaggcaaaggACCAGAAATTGAGGCCCCAGAAATTAAAAGTGGAAAATTGGACATGCCCTCAGTTGATGTTTCATTGCCAAAGGTGAAGTCTCCTGTTGTTGATATCAGCCTGGAAGGTCCTGATATTAAAGGAGGAAAAGTCAACATACCAGCTGCTGACATTTCACTTCCCAAAGGAAAAGTGGAAGGAGAAATAAATATTGGAGGACCTGATGTAAAAGGAGGAAAATTCAAAATGCCAAAATTTGATGTTTCTCTACCAAAAATAGGCCTCCCAAAGGTTGATGCCAATGTAGAAGGACCATCTATGAAGGGGGACATTGAAATGCCAAGTGTTGACTTTTCACTTCCAAAAGGAAAGACTGATGTGGAGCTTGACATTGATGGGAAAACTGGGAAAGGAGGCAAGTTTCACATGCCTTCAATCAATGTTTCTCTACctaaaatgaaatcaaagggAATTGGTGTTCCTAACATTGAAAGTGATATATCACTCCCCAAAGTGAAATCTCCAGAAGTAAACATCAGTGTCGAGGGTCCTGAAATTAAAGGTGGACAGTTAAGCCTCCCATCCGTTGACACAGACCTTGACATTCAGGGTCCACAGATAAAGGGGCACAAATTTAAAATGCCGAAATTTGACGTCTCACTTCCCAAAGTAAGCCTGCCAGAGGGCAATGTGACAATGCCTACTCTTGATATTTCTCTTCCAAAAGCAAACTTAAAAGGAGATGTTAACATCGATGGACATATGGGTAAAGGTGGAGCGATTGATGTGCCATCAGTGGATCTTTCTCTGCCTAAAATGGAAGCAAAAGGAGTTGATCTTGACATACAAGGACCTGAACTTAAAGGTGACATTTCACTTCCACGTGGAGAACTTGAGGCTGATTTAAATGTTGAAGGGCCTAACATCAAAGGAGGTAAATTCAAAATGCCCACATTTGATGTTTCTTTGCCAAAGGTGAATCTTCCAGAAGGCCACATTAACATTAAAGGCCCAGAAATAAAGGGAAAGAAGATTGAAATGCCAGACATTGACATTTCTATCCCCAAAGGGAAATCTGGAGGAAACATTGAAGGCCCTGAAATGAAAGGAGGCAAATTTAAAATTCCCAAATTTGATGTCTCTTTACCAAAAGTTCAATTTCCTGAAAGCAACATCAAAATGACAGGACCAGAGTTCAAAGGGAAGAAGGTCGACGTGCCAGACATTGACGTTTctcttctaaaaggaaaagcTGTTGGAGGAATTGAGATTGAAGGACATGGTAGCAAAGGAGACAAGTTTCAGATGCCCTCATTTGATATCTCACTCcctaaaataaaaggcaaaggACCAGAAATTGAGGCCCCAGAAATTAAAAGTGGAAAATTGGACATGCCCTCAGTTGATGTTTCATTGCCAAAGGTGAAGTCTCCTGTTGTTGATATCAGCCTGGAAGGTCCTGATATTAAAGGAGGAAAAGTCAACATACCAGCTGCTGACATTTCACTTCCCAAAGGAAAAGTGGAAGGAGAAATAAATATTGGAGGACCTGATGTAAAAGGAGGAAAATTCAAAATGCCAAAATTTGATGTTTCTCTACCAAAAATAGGCCTCCCAAAGGTTGATGCCAATGTAGAAGGACCATCTATGAAGGGGGACATTGAAATGCCAAGTGTTGACTTTTCACTTCCAAAAGGAAAGACTGATGTGGAGCTTGACATTGATGGGAAAACTGGGAAAGGAGGCAAGTTTCACATGCCTTCAATCAATGTTTCTCTACctaaaatgaaatcaaagggAATTGGTGTTCCTAACATTGAAAGTGATATATCACTCCCCAAAGTGAAATCTCCAGAAGTAAACATCAGTGTCGAGGGTCCTGAAATTAAAGGTGGACAGTTAAGCCTCCCATCCGTTGACACAGACCTTGACATTCAGGGTCCACAGATAAAGGGGCACAAATTTAAAATGCCGAAATTTGACGTCTCACTTCCCAAAGTAAGCCTGCCAGAGGGCAATGTGACAATGCCTACTCTTGATATTTCTCTTCCAAAAGCAAACTTAAAAGGAGATGTTAACATCGATGGACATATGGGTAAAGGTGGAGCGATTGATGTGCCATCAGTGGATCTTTCTCTGCCTAAAATGGAAGCAAAAGGAGTTGATCTTGACATACAAGGACCTGAACTTAAAGGTGACATTTCACTTCCACGTGGAGAACTTGAGGCTGATTTAAATGTTGAAGGGCCTAACATCAAAGGAGGTAAATTCAAAATGCCCACATTTGATGTTTCTTTGCCAAAGGTGAATCTTCCAGAAGGCCACATTAACATTAAAGGCCCAGAAATAAAGGGAAAGAAGATTGAAATGCCAGACATTGACATTTCTATCCCCAAAGGGAAATCTGGAGGAAACATTGAAGGCCCTGAAATGAAAGGAGGCAAATTTAAAATTCCCAAATTTGATGTCTCTTTACCAAAAGTTCAATTTCCTGAAAGCAACATCAAAATGACAGGACCAGAGTTCAAAGGGAAGAAGGTCGACGTGCCAGACATTGACGTTTCTCTTCCAAAAGGAAAAGCTGTAGGAGGAATTGAGATTGAAGGACATGGTAGCAAAGGAGACAAGTTTCAGATGCCCTCATTTGATATCTCACTCcctaaaataaaaggcaaaggACCAGAAATTGAGGCCCCAGAAATTAAAAGTGGAAAATTGGACATGCCCTCAGTTGATGTTTCATTGCCAAAGGTGAAGTCTCCTGTTGTTGATATCAGCCTGGAAGGTCCTGATATTAAAGGAGGAAAAGTCAACATACCAGCTGCTGACATTTCACTTCCCAAAGGAAAAGTGGAAGGAGAAATAAATATTGGAGGACCTGATGTAAAAGGAGGAAAATTCAAAATGCCAAAGTTTGATGTTTCTCTACCAAAAATAGGCCTCCCAAAGGTTGATGCCAATGTAGAAGGACCATCTATGAAGGGGGACATTGAAATGCCAAGTGTTGACTTTTCACTTCCAAAAGGAAAGACTGATGTGGAGCTTGACATTGATGGGAAAACTGGGAAAGGAGGCAAGTTTCACATGCCTTCAATCAATGTTTCTCTACctaaaatgaaatcaaagggAATTGATGTTCCTAACATTGAAAGTGATATATCACTCCCCAAAGTGAAATCTCCAGAAGTAAACATCAGTGTCGAGGGTCCTGAAATTAAAGGTGGACAGTTAAGCCTCCCATCCGTTGACACAGACCTTGACATTCAGGGTCCACAGATAAAGGGGCACAAATTTAAAATGCCGAAATTTGACGTCTCACTTCCCAAAGTAAGCCTGCCAGAGGGCAATGTGACAATGCCTACTCTTGATATTTCTCTTCCAAAAGCAAACTTAAAAGGAGATGTTAACATCGATGGACATATGGGTAAAGGTGGAGCGATTGATGTGCCATCAGTGGATCTTTCTCTGCCTAAAATGGAAGCAAAAGGAGTTGATCTTGACATACAAGGACCTGAACTTAAAGGTGACATTTCACTTCCACGTGGAGAACTTGAGGCTGATTTAAATGTTGAAGGGCCTAACATCAAAGGAGGTAAATTCAAAATGCCCACATTTGATGTTTCTTTGCCAAAGGTGAATCTTCCAGAAGGCCACATTAACATTAAAGGCCCAGAAATAAAGGGAAAGAAGATTGAAATGCCAGACATTGACATTTCTATCCCCAAAGGGAAATCTGGAGGAAACATTGAAGGCCCTGAAATGAAAGGAGGCAAATTTAAAATTCCCAAATTTGATGTCTCTTTACCAAAAGTTCAATTTCCTGAAAGCAACATCAAAATGACAGGACCAGAGTTCAAAGGGAAGAAGGTCGACGTGCCAGACATTGACGTTTCTCTTCCAAAAGGAAAAGCTGTAGGAGGAATTGAGATTGAAGGACATGGTAGCAAAGGAGACAAGTTTCAGATGCCCTCATTTGATATCTCACTCcctaaaataaaaggcaaaggACCAGAAATTGAGGCCCCAGAAATTAAAAGTGGAAAATTGGACATGCCCTCAGTTGATGTTTCATTGCCAAAGGTGAAGTCTCCTGTTGTTGATATCAGCCTGGAAGGTCCTGATATTAAAGGAGGAAAAGTCAACATACCAGCTGCTGACATTTCACTTCCCAAAGGAAAAGTGGAAGGAGAAATAAATATTGGAGGACCTGATGTAAAAGGAGGAAAATTCAAAATGCCAAAATTTGATGTTTCTCTACCAAAAATAGGCCTCCCAAAGGTTGATGCAAATGTAGAAGGACCATCTATGAAGGGGGACATTGAAATACCAAGTGTTGACTTTTCACTTCCAAAAGGAAAGACTGATGTGGAGCTTGACATTGATGGGAAAACTGGGAAAGGAGGCAAGTTTCACATGCCTTCAGGGGatgtttctttttctcaaaTTAAATCAAAGGGAATTGATGTTGATTTTCCCAACATTGAAGCTGACGTTTCACTCCCCAAAGTGAAATCTCCAGAAGTAGATGTCAGCATCAAAGGACCTGAAATCAATCGTGGAAAGTTGCCATCCATTGAGGTTTCCATGTCCAAAGAAAATATTGACACTGGCCTTGATATTGTGGGTCCAGATATAaaaggaaacacatttaaaataccAAAATTGGATGTCTCACTTCCCAAAGTCAACCTCCCAGAGCCCAAGGTCGATTTAGATTTTGGTCTCATCAAATCTGAGGGTGATGATGTAGAAGTTGAGCTCCTGAAAGCCGAAGGAGGCAGGCCCTCTTCAGGAGGAAGTTTTAATTTTCCTGATGTCACTTTCAAAGTCCCAAGTTTATCTCTTCCCAGATTTGGTGCAAAGTCCAAGAGTATATCAGGAAAAAGCCCTGAAGCTCAGAATAGGGCACCATCAGTAGAGTTTGATAAAGATGGTAAGGTGAAggttaaaaaacccaaaattaAGATGTCAGTATTGGGTGCAAAAAAGAATGAGGATGTATCGGTTTCTTGTCCTGATGTGGATATTAAAGTAAAAAGTGGTAAAAACAATCGTTCTAAAACAGAATCAAGTGAAAAAGGCTCCAATTATAAATCTAAACACAGAATAAAATTCCCAATGTTTAAAATATCATCTACAAAGGGTCAGCAACCAGAGGAAAAAGTGAACGTTAAACTGGACACAAATATGGAAGGGAAAGATGGCTTTCATGGCCCTGATGTTAGTCCAGGTAAAATTTCTGATTTGGGTGAACCTAGTGTTTTGCTTGACACCAAGGCCAAGGTCAAGATACCCTCTATTGAGCTTTCCCTACAAGGATCTAAAACACCTGATACTGAGGTTCTTCTTTGCAAAGGGGAGGTTAATGATCCTGATGTTGAAATAAAGGGATGTACAGAAGGAAAGCTCAAAATGCCTCAAATCAAAATGCCTGATGTTCATGTGTCTCTGCCAAAAGGCAAGACTGAAATTCCAGAGGTGGAGTTCAAAGGCAAAGGTGGaaaatataaaatgatgaaaatgccAGACATTGATATCTCTTTGCCAGGACAAAAAATACCATCAGAAGACATTTCCCAACcaaaggaaaagacaaaagaagtaATTGAAATGAAAGATACTGAACAATTCAAGATGCCTAATGTAGAATTATATATTCCTAAAGAAAAAGGAGATGCGGGAGTCAGATCAGACATAGAGGGGAGAAACATCAAGCTTCCACAAATCAAGATGCCAAAAGTTGATATTTCACTTCCTAAAACCAAAGGAAACCTGGGTTTGGTGCCTGCCATAGAAACGGGTGCCACTGAAGGAAATGTTAACGGTCCGCATGTTGACAGAGAAGCCAACAACAAAAGCCTACAATTTATGTCACCAGATCTGGAAGTTTCAAGGAATGAATCTGAACAAGATACAGCAGCTTGCAGCAGTTTCCATttagagacagaaaacaaaggtATGGATTTTAATATAGACCTTCATGGAGGGCAGGGGAAGAAAGATGGAAGGAACGTTGAACTATCTGACCTGAAAATTAACACAGCAGTATCCAGCAAAACAATAATGGGGTCTAAACTCAAACCAGATGCAGCTCTCAAAGTTCCTAGTATTCCAGACATAGACTTTGATATTGCATCTGAAGATGAAGacaaagcagaaacagaaaagaaaatcaaaatccCAAAGTTTGGGGTGCCATTACCCTACATCTCCTCTCCTGAAGCAAGGCTACAAAACTACGGACAAGAATTTCAGTATGGAGGGCCTAAAATACCGAAAGTCAAGAAGGCTGTTTTTGTCCTGGTAAATCCTTCACAAACAGATGTGCCCTCTGCATGTACAAATCTCTTGACACAAAAGGCTACAACTACAGTGCAGGATGTCAAAATGACGTCAGTTGCTGAAAACACATGTGTGGAATGGGGAGGGGACTCAAAGGAAAGAGGCATATCAACATCCCAAACCTTGGTTTCTCCTCACAAATGCGACACTACTGACATCACTGGTTCAATGTCAAGCCGTAATGGTGAACAAGGTTCAGGTCCTTGTAAGGAACTACATGAAGATAAAAAGGCTTTTAGCAGTAAAATCAAATTCCCAAATGTAGAGTTCAACTCTCCTTATACCAAGATGACCATAAAGAAGGAACAGACGGTCATGAAATTGGATTCATCAACAGGAGAATATAAGACAACTAAAGAGTCAGAGTGTGCACATTTCACCAAGGATGCTTTCAAAGACGTGGTTTCATCCTGTGCCAGATCAGACTTGCTAGACACGGAGAGCTCAGACTATGTTGGTGGTATTGCTATGGAGTCTAAAAGAGTGCAAACTTGCAGTGAACTTGAGAGCCAAATACGAGATTCTGAAGAGAAAGGGGATTCTTCTTGCTTTCATGTCCCAAAATTTACCCTGAAGCCACACTCCACTG GCTTCCTGCAGATAACTCCAGAGGGCTCTCCTCGGGCCCAACGAAAAGGAGAGGTAGGAGGTGAGGTGGATGTCTCTGGCTCTTTCTGCTTTCACACCTCAGGGCAAGAATTCACCACACAACTGCCTGAGGAACACCAGGCCTCCTGTTCTAAGGAGGCAACTGTGACTATGGTGACCAGGACCACCAGAATCACCCAGCAACAGGTTACTGCTGAAACAATATCAGATGAATCTTTGGTCGCCAATACAGAAACTCACCAACTGACTGGTGACCAACTTTAG